ACGTTCCACAGATGCGGCATCGAGAGCAGAAGTTGGTTCGTCTACAATAAGGATTGGCTTTTGAAGCATGGCTGCCACGGCAATCATTATTCGCTGGCGCTGCCCTCCCGAGATCTCACTTACCCGTTTTGCGAAAAGTTCCTCTTCCAAATTTAATTCTTTAAAAACAGCAAAGAGTTCTTTTTTCGAAAAATGTACTCTCCTATTTGCTTTCAGCTCAAAAGGAAGCAGAACCATCTCACTTACCCATTCGCAGGGAAGCGCAAGTTCCTGAGGTATCCAGGCTATTTTCTTACGTATTTCATTAACGTTTTCTGCGCAGAGCAACAGTCCATCTACTGTTATGGTTCCGCTTTTTAACGGCACAAACCCCATAATTGCATTTAATATTGATGTTTTCCCGCTGCCTGATTCGCCTGCTATACAGACTATTTCGCCCTTATTTATATGCATGCAAAGCTCAGTGAAGAGCTCTAACTCTCCATACATGATGCAGGCATTTTCTATCTTGAGCATTTTTCTTTATTTTCTGCGAATAGGCTTTCTTCCTCTTGGCTTTGAAATCTTAGCTTCTTCTCTTGTTTCTACCTTCTGAAAAGAGATGGCACGGAAACTTTCAAGCATGTGTACCTCAGGAAGATAGTTTATCTTGCTGAACGAAACATCTTTAGAACGGACTTCCTCCGGATTGCTCACTGTAGGGCTCTTTACTGATGTGGAGAATGTTCCCAACGAGTCAATTTTCACAGTGTAACCATCCTGCAGATTCTTAATTAAATGGTTGCTCAGTCCTGCTACAACAGCAACTACATCGGCCTTTGAAAGAGTACTTTCTTCGCACATATCTTCAATGATACGGTTTAAAGTTACAGTTCCTTTAGTAACAGCCTTTGCGTAATAGCGAGGTTCTTCCTCGGGTTTCATGTTATTGTTAACCTTGGTAGCTTTAAAATCTATTGCCATATCGTTTTCTTTTTGAATATTATGCTGTAAAGATATAAATTATACTCATTAAAACAAATGTTTTCTGTACAAAACATTGTTTTCTTTTGTACAAAAGAATATATTGTTTTGTACAGAGGAATTAATTCTTTTGTACAGAGAAATAATAACGTTCCGTTATGTTTTGACAAATGGTTCCAAACATATATATTTGTATTCTTAATTAGTTTAAAAAAGAACCGGAATGATAATAAATGAACGCGATGTTCGCCACGAACATATGCTCAATGTAGCAAAACAAATGATGACAGCTGCACGCACAGCTCCCAAAGGAAAAGGTGTTGACGTGATTGAAACTGCTGTTGTTACTGAAGGAGATATAAAATTACTTTCTGATGAGCTGATCAGACAAAACGGTGAGAACGGAATGATGTTCTTTCTTCGGGATGCAGAAAATATTCTTTCTGCCGAAGCAATTATATTAATAGGTACGCGCGAGCATTTGCAGGGACTGAACTGTGGCCATTGCGGATTTGCCACTTGCGCTGAGAAACCGAATGATACACCATGTGCTCTGAATACTATCGATGTGGGTATTGCTATTGGTTCGGCATGTGCAACGGCATCCGACTTACGCGTTGATTCCCGTGTGATGTTCTCGGCAGGAATTGCTGCCCAGAAGCTTAACTGGCTTCCTGGTTGTAAAACTGTGATGGCTATTCCTATCAGCTGTTCCAGTAAAAATCCGTTCTTTGATCGTAAACCTAAAGAAAGAAAGTAGATAAAAATGGGTATATTAGTTGGTCTCCCCAAAAAAGGAGATGAAGAAAAAGATTTTCAGGTAAATTGGGGCAATCCTTTTGGGCTAGAGGTTGAAATGCGTGCTCCTTTTCTTCCTTCGGAATGGTACGAACAAAGTGGTGTGCAATTAACCTGGCCACATGCCGGAACCGATTGGGCTCATATGCTGAAAGAGGTTCAGGAGTGTTTTATCTCTATTGCCCGCGAAATTGCTAAGAAAGAGCTATTGCTTATTGTGGCTCCTGATACAGAAGTGGTTAAAGCGCAGATAGCCAATAGGGTAAACATGGAAAACGTTCGCTTCTTTGAATGCGAAACAAACGATACCTGGGCGCGAGATCACGGTGCTATTACCTTGATTGACGGCTCTACTCCTCGCCTGCTCGACTTTTGTTTCAATGGCTGGGGCCAAAAATTTGTTGCCGGTCTTGATAATCAGATTACCCGCAAGGCTTTTGAAGCTAAACTTTTCAAGGGTGAATACGCAAATCGCCTGAATTTTGTTCTTGAAGGTGGCTCAATAGAGAGTGACGGATTGGGAACCCTGCTCACAACATCAACTTGTTTGCTGGCTCCAAATCGTAACGATACAATGAACAGAGCAGAAATAGAGGAATATTTACGTTCTGTATTTCATATGCAACAGGTACTTTGGCTAGATCACGGCTATCTGGCTGGCGATGATACTGACAGTCATGTAGATACATTGGCTCGCCTTTGTCCAAACAACACTATTGCTTATGTAAAATGCACCAACCCTGAGGATGAGCATTTCGATGAACTTCAGAAAATGGAAGAGCAACTTCGCACGTTCCGCACTCTGAAAGGAGAGCCTTATCGCCTGCTTGCTTTGCCAATGGCTGATTGTATTATTGAGAATACAGAACGTTTGCCGGCTACTTATGCTAACTTCTTAATTATCAATAAGGCAGTACTTTATCCTACTTATAATCAACCAAAGAATGATGCTGAAGCAGCAGCAGTTCTTGCCGAAGCTTTCCCAGACAGAGAGATTATTGGCATTGATTGTCGCGCATTGATAAAGCAACATGGTTCGCTCCATTGTGTGACAATGCAATATCCTGAGGGTGTGATAAAGTAATGACTTGCAGGTATAACAAATAAAAAAACTAAGAATAATGGATAACAGAACCATAAAGGTGGGTTTAGTTCAGCAGTCCAATACGGCTAGCCTAAAAGAAAACCTGAAAAAGCTGACGGAAAACATTGAAGCTTGTGTGGCTCAAGGTGCACAGTTGGTTGTGCTTCAGGAATTGCATAACTCACTATACTTTTGCCAGGTTGAAGATACAAATAACTTCGATATTGCCGAACCTATCCCCGGTCCTTCAACAGTATTTTACGGAGAAATTGCTGCCGCGCATAGAATAGTGCTGGTTACATCTCTGTTTGAAAAGCGCGCTCCCGGATTGTATCATAACACAGCCGTGGTATTTGATACCGATGGTTCCATAGCCGGAAAGTATCGCAAGATGCACATTCCCGATGATCCTGCTTATTATGAAAAGTTCTATTTTACCCCCGGTGATTTAGGCTTTCAGCCCATTCAAACATCTCTGGGAAAACTAGGAGTACTCGTTTGCTGGGATCAATGGTATCCGGAAGCTGCTCGCCTGATGGCTCTTCGTGGTGCTGAATTACTTATCTATCCAACAGCAATTGGCTGGGAAAGTTCTGATACAGAGGATGAAAAATCACGTCAGCTTAATGCGTGGATAATCTCTCAGCGTGCACATGCCGTGGCCAACGGACTTCCGGTTGTTTCCGTGAATCGTGTGGGACACGAAGAAGATCCTTCCGGACAAACAAACGGCATTCAGTTCTGGGGAAACAGCTTTGTAGCCGGTCCGCAAGGAGAGTTTCTTACTCAGGCTGGAAATAAAGAAGCGACGAACATTGTCGTTGAGGTTAATCTAACCCGTTCCGAAAATGTCCGCCGCTGGTGGCCTTTCCTTCGTGATAGAAGGATTGACGAATATGGTGAAATAACTAAACGTTTTATCGATTAGTTTCCTTTTGCAGTAAGCTTGTCATTAATCATTCGTTCAACATATTGCTGAATAATAGCTTTCAGCTCTTTTTCCATAGCAGCCTGTTCGGTAACCTTTCCGAGCAGGTTTTGTTTTAATAACGGGTCATTGACGAAGTTATATACCGAAATTGTTTTTTGTCCGTCGAACTGAATCATGTATTTCCCTTTCATATACTGAAATGTATTGTTTACGTAATTCACAGCATAACCATCTTTCGGTTTGGAATGGAACAAAATCTGTTAACGTAGGCACACTAAAAAAGGTAGTAACGGTGAAAGTTTGTTCACCATTACTACCCATATGTATTAATTAAAATAGTTACTCTTTAATATCAATAACTAAATTTAGTTCGTCTAATTGAGATTGTTCCAAATAACCAGGAGCATCAATCATTACGTCACGACCAGAGTTGTTCTTTGGGAAAGCAATACAGTCGCGGATAGAATCAAGTCCGGCAAAAAGAGAAACCCAACGATCCAATCCATAGGCCAAACCACCGTGAGGAGGCGCACCAAATTTGAATGCATCCATTAAGAAACCAAACTGCTCTTGTGCTCTCTCTTCAGTAAATCCTAATAGCTTAAACATTTTATTCTGCAACTCACTATCGTGAATACGGATAGAACCACCTCCTACTTCTACGCCGTTAATAACCATATCGTAGGCATTTGCACGAACTTTACCCGGATCAGTGTCAAGGAAAGGAACATCTTCCAGTTTCGGAGACGTAAACGGATGGTGCATAGCCATAAAACGCTTGCTTTCTTCGTCCCACTCAAACAGAGGGAAGTCAATAACCCAAAGGCAAGCAAAAGTATTTTTATCTCTTAGTCCTAACTGGCTACCCATTTCCAGACGAAGTTCGCAAAGTTGCTTGCGTGTCTTCATTGCATCATCTCCGGAAAGAATCAGAATTAAATCGCCCGGTTTAGCACCAAATGCAGCTTTAAGTTCTTGCAAAGTTTCCTGAGTATAGAATTTATCTACGCTTGATTTTACGTTTCCGTCAGCTTCTACACGAGCATAAACCATTCCCTTTGCTCCAATCTGTGGACGCTTAACAAATTCAGTGAGGCCATCTAACTGTTTGCGGGTATAAGAAGCAGCACCTTCGGCACAAATACCGCCTACGTAAGCTGCATCTTTAAATACGGGGAAAGCATTAAGCTTGTTAGGAGCTATTATACAGTTGTTTATATTATCTACAAATTCATCGAAATTTGTTATAATATTGTTGTTTAAGTAATCTCTATTATTAGAAATATTCTTTAGCTCAACAAACTTCATTCCAAAGCGGATGTCTGGTTTGTCGCTTCCGTATAACTTCATAGCATTGTGCCAGGTCATACGAGGGAATGTTTCTGTAATTTCAACGTTACGGATAACTTTGAAAAGATGTTTTGCCATACCTTCAAAGATAGAAATAACATCTTCCTGTTCCACAAAACTCATTTCACAGTCAATCTGAGTAAATTCTGGTTGACGGTCGGCACGAAGGTCTTCGTCACGGAAACATTTAGCGATTTGGAAATAACGATCAAATCCTGATACCATCAACAACTGTTTGAAAAGCTGTGGTGACTGAGGAAGCGCGTAGAACTGTCCAGGGTTCATACGTGAAGGTACCACGAAGTCGCGTGCTCCTTCAGGAGTAGAGCCAATAAGTATAGGTGTTTCAACTTCTAAGAATCCCAGTTTATCAAGATAACTGCGTACCTCAATAGTCATCTTATGGCGAAGTTCAAGGTTTGATCTAACATTGTTACGACGAAGGTCAAGATAGCGATACTTCATGCGGATATCATCGCCACCGTCTGAGTTATCTTCTATTGTGAAAGGAGGTGTAGCTGCTGTGTTAAGAATATTAAGTTCCGAAACAATCAGCTCAATATCACCTGTAGGAAGGTTTGCATTCTTATTGGAACGTTCGTTTACTTCGCCGGTAATCTGAATTACAAATTCACGACCTAGTTTATTTGCTGCATCACATAACTCAGCATTGATGGCATCATTAAAGACAAGTTGAGTGATTCCGTAACGGTCACGAAGGTCAACAAATGTCATTCCGCCCATTTTTCTGGTACGCTGCACCCATCCCGAAAGTGTTACCACTTTATTTATGTCGGAGATCCGAAGTTCTCCGCAAGTATGCGTTCTAAACATATTCTTTTTATTTGATTTTTCTGTTTTTGTATATTGGATGCAAAATTATATAAAAATCTTAATTAATCTATGTTTAGCAGGAATTATCTTAGATATAAAAAAGAAAGGTATTTGGAAGTACCTTTCTTGTATTGTAAAAATAGAGGAGTATAAAATCTCTATTGATTTTCTTTACGTCTAATTTATCAATGACGCTATTTATCTTATATTTAATATTTTATGCGTTTGAAGGCTTAGTCTCCATTGGGGATGCTCTTTTATATAATCAATAACTTCATCTGTATTTTTGCAAGAACAAGGCTGAAGATAAAAGACTTCGGGAGTATACTTGTTGTATTTAGACATATCTTGCCCATTATAGACTACCTTTAATTCATTTGGATTGATGATTACTGTTTTTCCGTCCTCTTTGGGTGAGCAGGTTATCCAATCAACATTATTGGGGGGCACTTTTGTTCCATTAGTTTCTATCTGCACGAAACAGCCAGTATCCTTTATTCCTTTTACAAGATCGTGTGTAATTTGCAAACAAGGTTCACCTCCTGTTAGAACAACATGCTTTGCGGGGTATTTTTTGATTTCTGCAATAATATCCTTATCGCTTAAAAGCTCACCCGATTGGTGGTCTGTATCACAAAAGTCGCAATTCAAATTACAGCCTGAAAAGCGGATAAAGACAGCAGGTGTTCCAGTGAAATGTCCTTCTCCCTGAATACTATAAAAAATTTCATTCACCTTTTTCATACCATGCAATATTGTTTTCAGATTCTTGAACCATAACTTTAAAGCATTCTGGAATTTGATCACAAATCCACTTAGCCATATTTTCAGCCGTTGTATTGAACGGGAGCACTTCATTTAAGTTTTTATGGTCTAATTTAGATTGAATTTTCTCCTTAATATGAGTAAAGTCAACAACCATACCGTCGTCGTTTAGTTTCTCAGCTCTGCACCATACGAGTATGTTCCAGTTATGGCCGTGCAAATTTTCACACTTACTGGCATATGAAAGCTTTAAGCTGTGTGAAGCTGATATTTCGAGTCTTTTTCTTACTGTATACATACTCTGGTTATTTATTGAGTTTTAAACTTTGCAATATCTAGTATCGTTTCAATAGATACTTTATGATTTTATTCGATTTTGTTTTTTTTGAGTAGTTCTATTTTCTTAGTTGCAATTCATTGATGTCTTAAATAAGAATAACTTATATTTTAGCCATTTTGTTTCTTAATAAATCAACTTTGCATAAAAAAATATTGAGCCGATACAAATTGTATCAGCTCAATATTTTTTCTAATTTGTTGCTTAATTATACTTAAGCTTTGTCGGGGTAGCGGGATTCGAACCCACGACCCCCTGCTCCCAAAGCAGGTGCGCTAACCGGACTGCGCTACACCCCGAAGACTTTTGTAAGTGTTTCTTTTCAAAAGCGATGCAAAGATATGGGTTATATTTGAATAATGCAAGCACTTCTGGCTTATTTTTTATATTAATTTTGCCGGATTAAGCTATCTGGCTGATTAACAGTTCGTAGTACTATTACAAAAAAAGAGAAAGTCCTCTTCGCTGAATTCTACGAAGAGGACTTTCTCTTAATTAGTTCGCCCAGCACGAACTATTTACTTTAGGGTGCAAGTCCCGAACACGCCATTATAGCTGGAAGTGTTAGCTTACGGCAAGGGTGTCCATTGCGAAGTGGAATCTGAAGGAAGCCTGCGGCAAATTCCCGGTCTGACGAACAGAAACCGGATATAAGGCTCAAAATACATGGATGAGTTTGCTAATTAAAACAAAGTCCTGTGCTATATAGATGTATGCGAGTAAATCCGGCAGATATATGGGAAGAAAGTAGTAGTTAATAACTGGGGAGATCTCACGGACGTGTGGATGCTTTTCTTTTCAGAAACATGGATAACAATTGTCGTGAGAAGTCAGCCGAGGACATAGTACCCGATTTAGATTGACCATTCGGGGAAGGTCTGAACCTTATCTAAGTGAGAAGTAAATGAATGTAACCTTATGAAGGGAAGAATGCAGAAAATATCAGCAACGAATGATAGCTGCCCGCAAAAGAATAGGACGGAATCCGAATGCTATGCGGGAGTGCAGACTTTTATAGGGATTACTGAAAACAACCTCACGGAAGTGCATTTTACAAAAGATGATTTACTGGAACGTATCTTGTCGCCTGCCAATTTGAACAAGGCTTATAAACAGGTCGTATCGAATGGTGGCAGTGGAGGTGTCGATAAGATGGAAACGGAAGAACTTCTTCCGTTTCTGAAACTCCATAAAGATGAACTGGTAACATCTTTAATGGATGGTAATTACCATCCTAATCCAGTCCGTAGGGTAGAAATCCCTAAGGAGAATGGCAAGAAGCGCCAGCTTGGTATCCCTACCGTAGTTGACCGTCTTATTCAACAAGCCATATCCCAAATTTTATCTCCGATTTATGAACGAGAATTCAGTAACAACAGCTTCGGTTTTCGTCCGAAACGCAGTGCGCATAAAGCGCTGCGAACAGCCCAGAACTATATTAATGCAGGCAATAAATATGCGGTTGATTTAGATCTGGAGCATTTTTTCGACACAGTCAACCAAAGCAAGCTGATAGAAATTCTTTCCCGCAGGATAAAAGATGGGAGAGTGATTTCTCTTATCCATAAATATCTCCGCGCGGGAATTATAATTGGTCATAAATTTGAGGAAAGCAGTCGGGGAGTTCCTCAAGGTGGTCCCCTTAGTCCGCTACTGAGCAATATAATGCTCAATGAACTGGATAAAGAGCTGGAACGCCGAGGACATCCATTTGTCCGCTATGCAGATGATTGCATGATATTTTGCAAAAGTAAACGCTCTGCCAGTCGTACGATGAAGCACATCATTTGTTTTATCGAAGAAACCCTCTTCCTGAGGGTAAACCGAGAGAAAACGAAAGCAGGATATGTGCGGGGCATGAAGTTCTTAGGTTACTCCTTTTATAATAGCAAAGGAGGATTTCGCTTATCTGTACACTCCAAAAGTTACATGAAACTGAAAGTTCGTTTGAAAGAGCTGACAGGTCGCAGTAATGGCATGGGATACAATAAACGCAAATACGAACTTCATCAATTCATTCGTGGCTGGATTGAATACTTCAAACTTGCAGACATGCAAAATCATCTGAAGAGGATAGATCAATGGCTCCGTCGCCGGCTTCGTATGTGTATATGGAAAAGTTGGAAGAATGTCAGTACTCGTATAACCAATCTATTGCGTTGCGGTATTGATAGATGGCATGCTCAGAAATGGGGATATGTGAAAGGTTACTGGCGAATAGCTGGCAGCCCGATTCTTAGCTGTGCAATTGATACAGATAAATTGCGAAATGCAGGTTATCCAATGATGTTGGATTATTACAGTAAAATGTATCGTAAATAAGGAACCGCCGTATGCGGAACCGCACGTACGGTGGTGTGAGAGGTCGGAAAATGAAATAGGAGGAAACTATTTCATTTTCCTCCTACTCGATTATATCAAATTTGATTTGAATTATTTGATTATATCTAATGCCTTAAAGCATTTTACTAACTTTTCAACTGCAATATCAATTTGTTCTTTTGAATGTGTTGCCATTAAAGAGAAACGAATTAATGTGTCTTCTGGTGAACATGCAGGAGGAATTACAGGATTAACAAATACTCCTTCTTCGAATAACATTTTAGTTACCAAGAATGTTTTTTCCATATCACGAACATATAAAGGTATAATTGGAGTTGAAGTGTGTCCAATTTCAAAACCTAGTTCGCGGAAGCGTTGAAGAGAATAATTTGTGATATCCCATAAATGAGCAATACGTTCCGGTTCACTCTTCATAATGTGGAGAGCAGCCTGTGCAGCGGCAGTAGCAGCTGGAGTGTTACTTGCACTGAATATGTAAGGACGAGAATTATGTCTCAAGTAGTTGATGATTGATGCATCACCGGCAATAAAGCCACCAATTGCAGCAAGAGATTTACTGAATGTACCCATAATTAAGTCTACATCCTTTGTAAGACCAAAGTGATTACAAACACCGCGACCATGATCACCCATTACTCCAAGTCCATGTGCTTCATCTACCATGATATTTGCATTGTACTGTTTAGCTAAACGTACAATCTCAGGTAGATTGGCAACATCACCTTCCATACTGAATACTCCGTCGACAACGATCAGTTTGATTTTGTCGGGTTTACATTTCTGAAGTTCTTTTTCCAAAGAAGCCATGTCGTTGTGCTTATACTTCAAAGTCTGAGAGAAAGACAAACGTCTTCCTTCAACGATTGATGCATGATCAAGCTCGTCACAAATAACGTAGTCTTCACGACCTGTAACACATGAAACAACTCCTAAATTCACCTGAAAGCCGGTTGAGTAGATAATTGCATCTTCTTTTCCAACGAAATCAGCCAGCTCTTTCTCTAATTCTAAATGGAGATCAAGAGTACCGTTTAGGAAACGTGAACCAGCACACCCGGTGCCATATTTTTTTGTTGCTTCAATTGCAGCTTCAATTACTTTTGGATGATTAGTAAGTCCCAGGTAAGAGTTTGACCCAAACATTAGCACTTTTTTGCCACTCATCACCACTTCGGTGTTCTGTTCACTTTCAATACAACGAAAATATGGATATACCCCTTTTGCTTTTATTTGCTGTGGTAAATCATATTTCTCTAATTTATCTTGTAATAATCCCATAATAAATGTTTTGTAGGTCTCTCCTACTTTAATATTATATTGTCCGTAATTTAATTATTTCGTGTTTTTATACTTTATCTTTAAAAAAGACGGTCGCAAAGATAGCAAATTATGTGATTTGATGTTCTGTTTTACTTAAAAAAGTAAGTGTCATTATAAAAGAATTAATAAAACGTTCTAAAAATTAAGATTTAAATATTACTTTTGTCGTTTGGATATTTTATCTTGATAATGCATGAATGAGAGAAAAAAGATACTGTTTATAGTTAATCCGATATCTGGTACACAGAATAAAAAATTAATATTGAGTCAATTACAAGAAAGAATTGATCAAAATAAATACGAGATAGAAGTTAGATACACTGAAAGAGCTGGACACGCAGAAGAGATTGCAGCCCAGGCAGCTTCTGAAGGAGTTTACTGTGTAACAGCTATTGGTGGAGATGGTACAATTAATGAAATTGGTCGCTCTTTGATTCATACAAATACTATTTTGGGAATTATTCCATGTGGATCGGGAAACGGATTGGCTCGTCACTTGCGAATACCAATGGATTCGCGTAAAGCTATTGATATA
This sequence is a window from uncultured Bacteroides sp.. Protein-coding genes within it:
- a CDS encoding ABC transporter ATP-binding protein yields the protein MLKIENACIMYGELELFTELCMHINKGEIVCIAGESGSGKTSILNAIMGFVPLKSGTITVDGLLLCAENVNEIRKKIAWIPQELALPCEWVSEMVLLPFELKANRRVHFSKKELFAVFKELNLEEELFAKRVSEISGGQRQRIMIAVAAMLQKPILIVDEPTSALDAASVERVLNFFNTLSQKGMTILAVSHDRAFKLGCDNIVYL
- a CDS encoding HU family DNA-binding protein — translated: MAIDFKATKVNNNMKPEEEPRYYAKAVTKGTVTLNRIIEDMCEESTLSKADVVAVVAGLSNHLIKNLQDGYTVKIDSLGTFSTSVKSPTVSNPEEVRSKDVSFSKINYLPEVHMLESFRAISFQKVETREEAKISKPRGRKPIRRK
- a CDS encoding DUF2148 domain-containing protein, coding for MIINERDVRHEHMLNVAKQMMTAARTAPKGKGVDVIETAVVTEGDIKLLSDELIRQNGENGMMFFLRDAENILSAEAIILIGTREHLQGLNCGHCGFATCAEKPNDTPCALNTIDVGIAIGSACATASDLRVDSRVMFSAGIAAQKLNWLPGCKTVMAIPISCSSKNPFFDRKPKERK
- a CDS encoding agmatine deiminase family protein, translated to MGILVGLPKKGDEEKDFQVNWGNPFGLEVEMRAPFLPSEWYEQSGVQLTWPHAGTDWAHMLKEVQECFISIAREIAKKELLLIVAPDTEVVKAQIANRVNMENVRFFECETNDTWARDHGAITLIDGSTPRLLDFCFNGWGQKFVAGLDNQITRKAFEAKLFKGEYANRLNFVLEGGSIESDGLGTLLTTSTCLLAPNRNDTMNRAEIEEYLRSVFHMQQVLWLDHGYLAGDDTDSHVDTLARLCPNNTIAYVKCTNPEDEHFDELQKMEEQLRTFRTLKGEPYRLLALPMADCIIENTERLPATYANFLIINKAVLYPTYNQPKNDAEAAAVLAEAFPDREIIGIDCRALIKQHGSLHCVTMQYPEGVIK
- a CDS encoding carbon-nitrogen hydrolase — translated: MDNRTIKVGLVQQSNTASLKENLKKLTENIEACVAQGAQLVVLQELHNSLYFCQVEDTNNFDIAEPIPGPSTVFYGEIAAAHRIVLVTSLFEKRAPGLYHNTAVVFDTDGSIAGKYRKMHIPDDPAYYEKFYFTPGDLGFQPIQTSLGKLGVLVCWDQWYPEAARLMALRGAELLIYPTAIGWESSDTEDEKSRQLNAWIISQRAHAVANGLPVVSVNRVGHEEDPSGQTNGIQFWGNSFVAGPQGEFLTQAGNKEATNIVVEVNLTRSENVRRWWPFLRDRRIDEYGEITKRFID
- the aspS gene encoding aspartate--tRNA ligase yields the protein MFRTHTCGELRISDINKVVTLSGWVQRTRKMGGMTFVDLRDRYGITQLVFNDAINAELCDAANKLGREFVIQITGEVNERSNKNANLPTGDIELIVSELNILNTAATPPFTIEDNSDGGDDIRMKYRYLDLRRNNVRSNLELRHKMTIEVRSYLDKLGFLEVETPILIGSTPEGARDFVVPSRMNPGQFYALPQSPQLFKQLLMVSGFDRYFQIAKCFRDEDLRADRQPEFTQIDCEMSFVEQEDVISIFEGMAKHLFKVIRNVEITETFPRMTWHNAMKLYGSDKPDIRFGMKFVELKNISNNRDYLNNNIITNFDEFVDNINNCIIAPNKLNAFPVFKDAAYVGGICAEGAASYTRKQLDGLTEFVKRPQIGAKGMVYARVEADGNVKSSVDKFYTQETLQELKAAFGAKPGDLILILSGDDAMKTRKQLCELRLEMGSQLGLRDKNTFACLWVIDFPLFEWDEESKRFMAMHHPFTSPKLEDVPFLDTDPGKVRANAYDMVINGVEVGGGSIRIHDSELQNKMFKLLGFTEERAQEQFGFLMDAFKFGAPPHGGLAYGLDRWVSLFAGLDSIRDCIAFPKNNSGRDVMIDAPGYLEQSQLDELNLVIDIKE
- a CDS encoding radical SAM protein, whose amino-acid sequence is MKKVNEIFYSIQGEGHFTGTPAVFIRFSGCNLNCDFCDTDHQSGELLSDKDIIAEIKKYPAKHVVLTGGEPCLQITHDLVKGIKDTGCFVQIETNGTKVPPNNVDWITCSPKEDGKTVIINPNELKVVYNGQDMSKYNKYTPEVFYLQPCSCKNTDEVIDYIKEHPQWRLSLQTHKILNIR
- the queD gene encoding 6-carboxytetrahydropterin synthase QueD — encoded protein: MYTVRKRLEISASHSLKLSYASKCENLHGHNWNILVWCRAEKLNDDGMVVDFTHIKEKIQSKLDHKNLNEVLPFNTTAENMAKWICDQIPECFKVMVQESENNIAWYEKGE
- the ltrA gene encoding group II intron reverse transcriptase/maturase; this encodes MKGRMQKISATNDSCPQKNRTESECYAGVQTFIGITENNLTEVHFTKDDLLERILSPANLNKAYKQVVSNGGSGGVDKMETEELLPFLKLHKDELVTSLMDGNYHPNPVRRVEIPKENGKKRQLGIPTVVDRLIQQAISQILSPIYEREFSNNSFGFRPKRSAHKALRTAQNYINAGNKYAVDLDLEHFFDTVNQSKLIEILSRRIKDGRVISLIHKYLRAGIIIGHKFEESSRGVPQGGPLSPLLSNIMLNELDKELERRGHPFVRYADDCMIFCKSKRSASRTMKHIICFIEETLFLRVNREKTKAGYVRGMKFLGYSFYNSKGGFRLSVHSKSYMKLKVRLKELTGRSNGMGYNKRKYELHQFIRGWIEYFKLADMQNHLKRIDQWLRRRLRMCIWKSWKNVSTRITNLLRCGIDRWHAQKWGYVKGYWRIAGSPILSCAIDTDKLRNAGYPMMLDYYSKMYRK
- a CDS encoding aminotransferase class I/II-fold pyridoxal phosphate-dependent enzyme translates to MGLLQDKLEKYDLPQQIKAKGVYPYFRCIESEQNTEVVMSGKKVLMFGSNSYLGLTNHPKVIEAAIEATKKYGTGCAGSRFLNGTLDLHLELEKELADFVGKEDAIIYSTGFQVNLGVVSCVTGREDYVICDELDHASIVEGRRLSFSQTLKYKHNDMASLEKELQKCKPDKIKLIVVDGVFSMEGDVANLPEIVRLAKQYNANIMVDEAHGLGVMGDHGRGVCNHFGLTKDVDLIMGTFSKSLAAIGGFIAGDASIINYLRHNSRPYIFSASNTPAATAAAQAALHIMKSEPERIAHLWDITNYSLQRFRELGFEIGHTSTPIIPLYVRDMEKTFLVTKMLFEEGVFVNPVIPPACSPEDTLIRFSLMATHSKEQIDIAVEKLVKCFKALDIIK